The window GATTTCGAAGATAGTTTTTTGGATTTATTTCTATCTGAAAAttcatatatgtatgtatacctATAAGTTTTTCGCAATAAAACTATTATCTAATtgggaaaaaaggaaaaaaaagcaTCGACTTaaagtcaagagcttttgagcccttttttatttatttatatatgtgatctccaagcaATTTCCAAaagaatgaacgagcgctcaaaagctactGACTCTTAGAATGAGTTTTTCGaaagagtattatacattattgaaattaatggaatattttctataaataaagTTGAGTGAttattgcattgaaaaatgttggttgtcAGAACTGTTTctatatcacaaatttgacagataatagacaAATCTCagacaggagagttccgagcGTTTCGACAACAATATTGTCATGttcagaaacaaaaaatttactCACATTTCTATAATGCTTCTCCAGTccagatttttcgaaaaaccaATCAGGCACTCCTATAAAACTACTCATATATtccaatttttccaaatttgagGCTCTTGTTTCTTCATCCAACCAATCGGCCTTTCGAATGTTTTCTCTCAACTCATCTCTGAGTTGTTCAATCATAAATCTCACCTTGCAATGtaaaaaacatcaataattgaTTGGATTCTACTTGTAATAGTCCTACCTTTCGACCAGTTGTAGTTTGGAAGTTTTTGTCCACAATACCGTATGCAACTGCAAAATTCATATACCAAGACACAGATCTTGCGCAGATGAGTTCGCTACAAAAATTTGTATTCAATGTGATtctttgtaaagggtgttttttttagagctatagaactttaaattgcaataaaacaacgatggattattcgattgacatgaattttatttatacgtaagataatcttgtggcattacattttgaatatgatttctggcatatgaccgccacggctggctcggatgtagtccaatctggacgtccaattttcgatgactttttccaacatttgtggccgtatatcggcaataacacggcgaatgttgtcttccaaatggtcaagggtttgtggcttatccgcatagaccaatgactttacatagccccacagaaagtagtctagcggtgttgaatcacaagatcttgggggccaattcacaggtccaaaacgtgaaattaggcggtcatcaaacgtgtctttcaataaatcgattgtggcacgagctgtgtgatatattgcgccgtcttgttggaatcacagctcctggacatcatggttgttcaattcaggaatgaaaaagttagtaatcatggctctataccgatcaccattgagtgtaacgttctggccatcatcgtttttgaagaagtacggaccaatgattccaccagcccataaagcgcaccaaacagtcagtttttctggatgtggcGGTGTTTCATCATACACTTGACGattagcttcaatccaaatgaagcagttttgtttgttgacgtagccattcaaccagaagtgcgcttcatcgctaaacaaaataaaatggacgtagtgcgcgatacgtattccgcacagaaccattattttcgaaataaaattgcactatttgcaagccaaactgagaatgaatcactcgacagctgttgaatcggtcgccatcttgaacagtaatgccaacttaaagttatatacctcgaaaaaaaacacccgttaattATCGAAACGTAGTTCCTTAACGTGGCTTGGGGTTTCAGTAACTCGCAGAGAGCGTCACGTAAGGATGAGCGTTATGCTCCTAGGTTACTTGATTCGAGCAGCCTGGATAAATTTGGTTTCGAGTCTGAAAAATTGTTGAACAGGGtgtaacataaaaaatatattttaataccTGAATACCCATCTCTATTGGAAGCCTGTACAGTTATTcgttaaacaccctgtaaaacAATGATAAACTTACTATgttataccatagtataaggaaaggatagtaagccagtgtagtgcttttttcgattttgttgatgttgagcgccatctagttgtactcacgttttactcgaattttactgtcaaaaattggtccgtaaagtggagccctctgaaaaaatcggtgttatttttaagaactaaaatatttgaaatagagtggtcagaagatttctatattttgatattttttctgctctgtaataagcatttacgccagtggcgtgtatttgtgataacttaataataacataaaaattgttggcaatgtcatgcgaccccttttcaaccacgccactgaatgaattatcgtattatttctgcgccatctatagctcatgattcagtgtcatctattatcgagttacttctccaaatccaaatcaAACTACAGTAgtgacccctggtgactatttccttgccgtcaaacggcggttggcttactatcctttccttatactatggttataCTCACAGCGTTCTTTCAGAAACGGAATTTGTTCTTTGATGAGGATTCTGCATACGTTTTATAATTCCACTAAGATGGGTGTATTTAACCATGCGTATCACCACTATGCACcacatataaaattcaatatgtGCTTCAGGTGTTTTATATACGAATGTCAGATTATCCAATATGTAGGATTTGTTTGTTGATCTCCAAATAAACAGTAAATCGTGTTGAAAATCAATGTTAACGTCTTTAATTCCATCGAAAATGTATCCAATGTAGGTCTGCAATAATAGTGGttctgttttatttatttccttttGCATGTAGAGATCGATTTCGTGTTGTAGATCTTGGAATTTGTACGATCTGTGATATGGTGCTGGTGAGGTtgttgttttgtttatttttcgacaAAGGTAATCATTGATGGTTTCAATTATATCCACTGCTTCATCAAGGGATTCTTCTGAAGGAAGTGCAGTGGATACGTTGAGAATTATTTGTTTAacgatatattttaaaatttgttgATCAAGTTCTTTGTGTTCCTTCTTTGTACTGAAAGAAATATAAGATAATTAGAATATTACCATATCATTCCGGAAGATTTGAAATATGTAATTTGATACTCaatgatttcatcaattatctgGGTTTCTTCATGTATCTGCTAAAATATTCGTCAcatacccctcaaattaaaacctttttttattgatcgagctctgatctgaaacatgatGGAGTTTCAAGTCTTCATTTTGCGAAaatattttacgaaaatttttaaaccaaaaatttgggaaaaaattgaatttgcctacaaaaatcgttatatctcctgaaatatccgtcacagacccctcaaataaaacgttTTTTATTGATCGAGATCTGAACTAAAACTTGATGGACATTCAAGTCTGTATATATTGTGCCCAAGAGATGTGGCAGCCTCAAGAAaattatctaattttttttttcaaaatgtcagTCTATAAcccataatttctgaaataatggacttatcgcccaactgcaagcattttcgtgatctacgttaTCGAATCAATAGAAAGAATACTATTGAAGTCCCAcataggaacttttaatttttcgtttttttttttttaaatatgttaCATAAATCTGTTCCTCCCTTGATTGtcactcaataaaatattgaaatgagtgGTGATAATATAGGTGATAATTATAATTACCTATTTATAGGGCATAGTTTTTTTGGTTCGCCAATATACATCAAATTTTCAGACATATTGAAACGATTTGGCCACACGTTCAATGATAAAAAGACATCTGTTCTgagtattttcttcatttttgctTCGTTTCTCATCCAATTGAAGGTATAATTACCATTTTTCATGTTGAACAATGAAGGAATAATGGGCAGATTCACCTTGTTGAGATACTCAAAAATTGTAGTGAATCCCAATACATCTCTACTTCCTGTGAATGATTCCAAACAAACTTCAATCTAATCActaattcaataatattaatataatttattagAGTAGGTAAGATACTTCACtaagaatggactagttttcatttttttgttaaggattaattcaaaaaatttaagtaaaatgaaacaaaaatgtggaagaatcattgaaatatctctagaaatgaaaaagttatgggactttgaagttgcgcttggaagaataatttcatagtacgtgtaagtgccgtgacgtcacacactagacgactggtattcgcagagtgcttacgaattcattggtgtacaatcacttgtgccgttcgtgtcgtgttttgttcgttacacgatggctgaaataacttactatatacatacatataaattacttttttctctttttactttttactcctcacataaatatgttctgccattgatagacttcaacaaccagtactcaactacaaactgtttatgaaacgttttttaaataaatcatcgttataagttgaaccatgatgaagcaaactcaaaagtagatacttaatggaaaagtttaactccttttatttctgcactgacataagatggatttgaagaaaaaaactccatcactgcgaatatatctattttaggcaaattgtcactttgtcctttcacgaagccttcttccattatggtgacataaaaacaaaactcgagtttaaactacactgtacaactacaaacggcgcgagagccttggcgcggctaagtatttaaacgtaacttatggtgtagcgatcacaggcaagagccgtgacgtcacagaccaaagacgttccgcgctaaaatacgtaaatttaaataatctatttctcagtcatttattgatggattttcaaaattttttcactgatttatgaGTTTTGctccatattttaattctatcgtgtcaaatatatttttatcaacatcactaaactagtccattggcaACCAATAGGAGTAATACAGTGTGGGAAAaatgccatactacaagtaaaCAAACCATCCTTAAGAATTAAAATTATCTTAGCAACTAACCAATTGTCTTCTGGGGCTTATGAATTTTGATACTTGTTTTCCAGCcgaaattttgcatttcattGTTACGTAATTGACAGATTATCTTTTCAAAAACTTTGCTTCACAGATAACTGAACGGCAAATGGGATCTTTTGTGATCGAATCATAGAATCATAGAAATGAAAGTTCATATTTTCGATAAGATATAATGAAGTTTTTGCTCGAACGATTCCAAagaggtttattattgaaaatgaaaaaccaaAATTACTCACTTTTATCTAAACAAGATCTATAGAACATTCTACTTTGATTGACTGGTAAAATATCTTCGATCTCATTTGCAGCCGACAAAAATGTTTGTGCAGCTATATTTATTCTTTGTGCTGTATCAACAAATTTGGAATTCCTTGCATAACCAGGTATTAAGGGATGATCCTTAGACCACCTCCCACAAGTGTATTCATAGAAATTCTGACAGGGATCAGCATTCATATTCATTGAGAGTTTTATGTAAGCTGCTGATCTTATACATTTATCTGTCCTACAATATAATGTCGGCCAGTCTAAACTATCTGAAAATTAGATCTTATGctcatttacaattttttagatgaatcagtgaaaaaaGTACAAAATTTTTGTAATATAATCCTTCTGAAATTCGGCATTCATATTCGAGTGATTTTCCTACATAATACAACCTAAACTACATCCTTGCTAGATCTGATatattggttaatttttttggcTATTGGGCTCGAATAAAGCTTGATGTAATTATTATTACCAATATTATTACTCACACTTAATTGAGAAAGCCAATAGACAGCTCATTAGTAAAATGCTCATGCATGTTAGTATCTTGGTTGAAATTTTGTAGATATGTAAGTTTTTGAagctgaaataattttttcaaatactaaATTATTAGTTTATAAATCTCACCATTTATATCTTGTTTTTACCTCCACCATATATTTTTTGCTGTTCATTTCTCTGttcttgaattgaaattctgatTCATTAGAATCTTTCTGAACTGTTATTTGCTGCAGAGgagaattttttataaaattcaattgatttgCCTCTTGTTTACTCAATATCATTTTTAACCAGATATTTCTTGCTGGGAgttataattcaatttcaaaaaagaaCTTCAATTTAGAATTATATAGGTTATCCAATGTTTTCGTGAAAGCATGTTTTTTTGAGAACATATAGGTATGAACGGACAGTATAAACTCTGAAAATAGACTAAAAGGAATTTTCATTatcgaatatttcattcaattgaaatgGAAAGCGTGAATGagttcatttttttgaaaacataGGTGTCATTATTAAGTTGAAAACAGCACCATGAAGAACATTAGCGTATCGATTCTCGGTACAAATTACCAATCAAATTGGACAGCAAATCAATTTTGATGATTGCCGCATTATTTTATGGGTTCCATATATTAtgatatcacaagagcatagaaaatataaagggtgttttttttagagctatagaactttgaattgcaataaaacaacgatggattattcgattgacatgaattttatttatccgcaagataatcttgtggcattacattttaaatatgatttctggcatatgatcgccacggctggctcggatgtagtccaatctggacgtcaaattttcgatgactttttccaacatttgtggccgtatatcggcaattacacagcgaatgttgtcttccaaatggtcaagggtttgtggcttatccgcatagaccaatgactttacatagccccacaaaaagtagtctagcggtgttaaatcacaagatcttggaggacaattcacaggtccaaaacgtgaaattaggcggtcaccaaacgtgtctttcaataaatcgattttggcaagagctgtgtgacatgttgcgccgtcttgttggaaccacagctcctggacatcatggttgttcaattcaggaatgaaaaagttagtaatcatggctctataccgatcaccattgactgtaacattctggccatcatcgtttttgaagaagtacggaccaatgattccaccagcccataaagcgcaccaaacagtcagtttttctggatgtaacggtgtttcgacatacacttgaggattaccttcactccaaatgtggcagttttgtttgttgacgtagccattcaaccagaagtgcgcttcatcgctaaacaaaataaaatggacgtagtgcgcgatacgtattccgcaaagaaccattattttcgaaataaaattgcactatttacaagcgttgttcaggcgtgagtctattcatgatgaattgccaaaccaaactgagaataaatcactcgacagctgttaaatcggtcgccatcttgaacagtaataccaacttaaagttatatacctcgaaaaaaaacacccgtaagTAGTAATAAAACAgtcatattttaaaaatttttatttatcctAAATTAGCAAATCACACATTTATCACACTGGAGTTTtctgtttcatcaaaaaatttacGATGAGTTCACTTTATTGAATTCAGCTATTTGAGTTAAATGAACGCACATTATAAAAGCACTATTGGTGAGAGTAGTCCTCGAATATttctcaatgtttctcacaatTCCTCACCAAATCTTGCATTTATCAACAGGATTCATTTTGGAACCAGAGCGGCAGTGAAAAGCCTGTGCAAAGTCTTTAGAATTGCTCACAGCCATGTTAACTCTTACTGAATTTGGACAATGAACATCCTGTTCGAGCTGTGTCTCTAAATCAGATACTGTTGCAGTTTCACACCAAATCTGCAAGAATGGATTTATAGAAAAAAACATCCAGTAATTGACATACTGAAGAGTTAAACTCACACTAGCAAAtgctataaaaaataattggtTATGGGTAAAACTATCAAAACCTGGTAGTTTCGATTCGTAACCAAAACGTCTTCTATGATTCTTATAGGCTGTGAAAGCATGGTTTAATCCACCATTATCAGCAATGTTTTCACCAAGAGTCCTTTTTCCAGAAACCTAAGACGATTAAATAGCATAAAAACTAATGTTGTATATTATCtattaatattatcattattcCACCTAATTACTGAAACGACAAAAGTGACACGACAAGagatatttgatattttgaaaattattcggaATAATGCAACAGTTGTAATATTCGTAATATTTGTAAGCCATTCGGAATTGAGTACCCAAGTCACAAAATTATTCTAGCTTGGTAGAGAATATCGAATAACAtcataatctcaattttcagatttcaactAGGCCTATAGTTCTCAAGAAACGTCTAGTAAGCACTTGAACATGGGACATCCTGTTTACAGGCACTCACTTTTCAACAAAGTAATACGCGACCACATAAATGgttttttagagctgtagaactttaaattgcaataaaacaacgatggattattcgattgacatgaattttatttatccgcaagataatcgtgtggcattacattttgaatatgatttctggcatatgaccgccacggctggctcggatgtagtccaatctggacgtccaattttcgatgactttttccaacatttgtcgccgtatatcggcaataacacggcgaatgttgtcttccaaatggtcaagggtttgtggcttatccgcatagaccaatgactttacatagccccacagaaagtattctagcggtgttaaattacaagatcttggaggccaattctcaggtccaaaacgtgaaattaggcggtcaccaaacgtgtcttccaataaatcgactgtggcacgagctgtgtgatatgttgcgccgtcttgttggaaccacagctcctggacatcatggttgttcaattcaggaatgaaaaagttagttatcatggctctataccgatcaccattgactgtaacgttctggccatcatcgtttttgaagaagtacggaccaatgattttaccagcccataaagcgcaccaaacagtcagtttttctggatgtaacggtgtttcgacatacacttgaggattagcttcactccaaatgcggcagttttgtttgttgacgtagccattcaaccagaagtgcgcttcatcgttaaacaaaattcgacgataaaatggacgtagtgcgcgatacgtgttccgcacagaaccattattttcgaaatgaaattgcactatttgcaagcgttgttcaggcgtgagtctattcatgatgaattgccaaaccaaactgagaataaatcacttgacagctgttaaatcggtcgccatcttgaacagtaatgccaacttaaagttatatacctcgaaaaaaaacacccattattttGCTCTGCCCAATTTTTAAGACCTCCAAGATTTCCCGATCTTTCACCCATTGAACACGTTTTGAAtgacataaaaaaaaagatttcttcGTTCATCCCATACTCCAAAGTCTCTAGCCTCTCATGTAATCGTTAATTTTCTGAAAGTTTTTTCCAAGAGTTTTATTTTCCTGGAATTTTCATCAACTACTAAACTAACCCTAATAGGCGTGTATACAAGAATTGTTACAgtgatttttcattattactGCATCTCAATTCTTCATAATCTAAAGATCTAATCCTAAATTTCTAAATCTATATTTTAACTTACTAATCCATCTACCCCGGGTATGGTAATGTTATCATATTGATCAATAAAACATTGCGTTTTCTCTTCGAACGTTTCTATAGTTTCATTGGACCACCATTGCTTGTAATTTCCGAATTTATCGTGTTTTCTTCCTACAAAAAATAATGGCAtatatttttcaagattttctttatttctttgtaggatatgatgaatatttttggaaaattttgttttactgATAGATTTGACCttgaaaaattctataaaggtgcgtcatttgaaataataaactcaATAAAGAAAATTCTGGATTTTCTGCTTTCGATCTTATGATGATTCACCAACTATCAAATCAATCAAACTGTCAAGTcaacaacaatttgaaggaacaTCATACAGGTCCAAAATTGATTTACTACTTTGTTAATGAAGTTATGACGCAAGTGTAATGGAAAATAACGTATGATATTATATGTGTAGGTATAAGGTACTTTGAAGCACTTGGAACGGAGAGTGCTTTAAAGGCTTAATTATGCACTTGCATTATAACATACCGTTGTGTTTTCACAAGAGTGTACTACTAAGCAACTGACTGCTTAACAAAAAACcaatgatgaaaataacataaaatagaagttaataataaatttatgacATTACTTCTATTTTATGTGGTTTTCATAATGTATTTTCagtatattataaaatatgaCTTTGGCATCATTTTTCTCACCATTATTGTCGAAACCGTGAGTCAATTCATGGCCAAGTACAGTCCCGATAGATCCATAATTGAGaactctgaaattgaaattcatttattcaatcaaaatataaatacaaagaTATGTTATGAAAAAACTTACTCTAAACCCAAATGGTACATCGGATACGTAAGAAATGCCAAAGGTACAACTGAAACAAATCATAACTCGTaatgtttcagaaaaaatattgcaaataacTCACTTATCGAATTATCGGCAAAAGAATTATAGGCGTTAACCTCAGTAGGGTTGACCGAAAAttctttttcattgaaatctctCAGTTTGGCCAGATTTTTTGGCATTTCTCTCTGAATTATGTTCATCATGTTTTGAAGGAAATTACCTTCCTGGATTTCCAACTGAAACATGAAATATAAAACACACAATTCGAAAGTTAATGTAACTAGACTTGTCAATTTTATTTGGAGGAGGAATCAAATGGCTAGCACAGGAGATCCTCCTTCAAATGGCAAAAATTCCTTCTCACTGTGatgtttatttgttgaagttctcgaataaactttattattattattatatttagcTAGACTGTTTtatattataacgggtgtttttttcgaggtatataactttaagttggcattactattcaagaaggcgaccgatttaacagctgtcaagtgaatagactcacgcctgaacaacgcttgcaaatagtgcaattttatttcgaaaataatggttctgtgcggaatacgtatcgcgcactacgtccattttattttgtttagcgatgaagcgcacttctggttgaatggctgagtcaacaaacaaaactgcggcatttggagtgaaggtaatcctcaagtgtatgtcgaaacaccgttacatccagaaaaactgactgtttggtgcgctttatgggctggtggaatcattggtccatacttcttcgaaaacgatgatggccacagaacgttacagtcaatggtgatcggtatagagccatgatttctaactttttcattcctgaattgaacaaccatgatgtccaggagctgtggttccaacaagacggcgcaacatgtcacacagctcgtgccacaatcgatttattgaaagacacgtttggtgaccacctaatttcacgttttggacctgtgaattggcctccaagatcttgtgatttaacaccgctagactactttctgtggggttatgtaaagtcattggtctatgcggataagccacaaacccttgaccatttggaagacaacattcgccgtgttattgccgatata is drawn from Harmonia axyridis chromosome 7, icHarAxyr1.1, whole genome shotgun sequence and contains these coding sequences:
- the LOC123684291 gene encoding endothelin-converting enzyme-like 1 — protein: MKNGNYTFNWMRNEAKMKKILRTDVFLSLNVWPNRFNMSENLMYIGEPKKLCPINSTKKEHKELDQQILKYIVKQIILNVSTALPSEESLDEAVDIIETINDYLCRKINKTTTSPAPYHRSYKFQDLQHEIDLYMQKEINKTEPLLLQTYIGYIFDGIKDVNIDFQHDLLFIWRSTNKSYILDNLTFVYKTPEAHIEFYMWCIVVIRMVKYTHLSGIIKRMQNPHQRTNSVSERTLELICARSVSWYMNFAVAYGIVDKNFQTTTGRKVRFMIEQLRDELRENIRKADWLDEETRASNLEKLEYMSSFIGVPDWFFEKSGLEKHYRNFFHWGSSYFQCMISD